A window of Apium graveolens cultivar Ventura chromosome 8, ASM990537v1, whole genome shotgun sequence contains these coding sequences:
- the LOC141679275 gene encoding uncharacterized protein LOC141679275: MAASNEALFNYAQSNIPIFNGESYDLWSIQMKTLFISHDLWELVEDGYEAGATQEDIASWLAARQNEFKNKKKKDAITLLLIQQGVSKAIFPRIMGAKASKKAWDLLRNQFLGYDAIILVKLQSLWREFDNLQMKESESIMEFFSKVSTIINQI, translated from the coding sequence ATGGCAGCCTCTAATGAAGCATTATTCAACTATGCACAAAGCAATATTCCAATTTTTAATGGTGAAAGCTATGACTTATGGAGCATCCAGATGAAAACATTATTTATCTCTCATGACTTATGGGAGTTAGTAGAAGATGGCTATGAAGCTGGTGCCACGCAAGAAGATATCGCATCATGGTTAGCGGCTAGGCAAAATGAGTTtaagaataaaaagaaaaaggatGCCATAACTTTACTCTTAATTCAACAAGGAGTCAGTAAAGCTATATTTCCACGCATCATGGGTGCAAAAGCATCAAAAAAGGCATGGGATCTTTTACGGAATCAGTTTCTAGGTTATGACGCAATAATTTTGGTAAAGCTGCAATCACTATGGAGAGAATTTGACAACCTGCAGATGAAAGAAAGTGAAAGTATTATGGAGTTCTTCTCTAAGGTGTCAACAATTATTAATCAGATTTGA